In Antedon mediterranea chromosome 10, ecAntMedi1.1, whole genome shotgun sequence, one genomic interval encodes:
- the LOC140060153 gene encoding radial spoke head protein 9 homolog: MNSEGLHLHINYLGSSGVILNPEQAATLQSSLVILQHDHKFHRVFFWGKIMGIKGDYFIVQGCGNDEMVDRKTLYSSDCLTWGLLPHATTAMREQCSVVKGRFIGDPSHEYEHIEIKRIGEGDDATEEENTIMIKEEDRLASVVVNIDEDVAMVPRGAYFKTPHGTVQMNRMFEGLSVVESGKLQNYFHFREPQKLKEKSLLEKADMDPSIDFLDPISEDIPQGRSYTIQFERGSGLLIIRSLLWLGMMFYHVPSSKQFGYVYFGTGEKNKDLPFML, encoded by the exons ATGAATTCCGAAGGATTACATTTACACATAAATTATCTTGGTTCAAGTGGTgtaattttaaacccagaacaAGCAGCAACACTTCAAAGTTCTCTTGTCATTTTACAACATGATCACAAGTTCCACCGTGTTTTCTTCTGGGGAAAAATCATGGGCATCAAGGGCGACTACTTCATCGTGCAGGGATGTGGGAATGATGAGATGGTTGATAGAAAAACTCTCTACAG TTCAGATTGCTTAACATGGGGTTTGTTGCCGCATGCAACGACAGCAATGAGGGAACAATGCTCAGTTGTGAAAGGAAGGTTTATTGGAGATCCATCCCACGAGTATGAACACATCGAGATAAAGAGAATCGGCGAAGGAGATGACGCCACGGAAGAAGAGAACACA atCATGATAAAGGAGGAGGATAGACTAGCATCAGTTGTTGTAAATATTGATGAAGATGTTGCCATGGTACCAAGAGGAGCTTACTTCAAAACACCCCATGGCACCGTTCAGATGAACAGAATGTTTGAAG gTCTTAGTGTTGTGGAAAGTGGTAAACTGCAGAATTATTTCCATTTTCGTGAACCACAGAAGTTAAAAGAGAAATCTCTGCTTGAAAAGGCAGACATGGATCCTTCAATAGACTTCCTAGACCCCATAAGCGAAGATATACCACAAG GACGGTCGTACACTATTCAGTTTGAGCGTGGAAGTGGTCTATTGATAATCCGTAGCCTCCTCTGGCTCGGTATGATGTTTTATCACGTGCCTTCGTCCAAACAGTTTGGATACGTCTATTTCGGTACCGGAGAGAAAAACAAAGACCTTCCGTTCATGTTGTGA
- the LOC140060152 gene encoding uridine diphosphate glucose pyrophosphatase NUDT22-like — MDEEASILYQAPSGGIRRNQIIIALSSEFNRKINPIHEPSIDAIWKEKLKENPRLFNGSKFRLHLVQQKNRHVHLQIGLTGYKDFLGTNWSKNAKELLRLGKTDHGDSQGYMSNALGVGAFIHTKDGFVVFIKRSQHVGEAQGLWDVPGGHPEPEELVGTVKDPADICIDDLDPLSVVNEIFDSTLREIRDEVNVPISSLSEPVLMGVSLNHTSAFRPSADFLVRCSLSSQKIKQLYESGGLEADESTSIKFIPVKDVKLLPESELWEHMSPSGKGCVFVYNQTTL; from the exons ATGGACGAAGAAGCATCTATCCTTTATCAGGCACCTAGTGGTGGTATACGAAGAAATCAAATAATTATCGCCTTGTCAAGCGAATTTAATCGTAAAATTAACCCAATACACGAACCGTCGATTGATGCAATATGGAAGGAAAAGCTAAAAGAGAATCCCCGACTCTTCAACGGTTCAAAGTTCAGATTGCACCTCGTACAACAGAAGAATCGACACGTGCACCTTCAGATTGGACTAACTGGTTACAAAGATTTCTTAGGTACCAACTGGTCAAAAAATGCCAAAGAGTTATTACGCCTGGGGAAGACAGACCACGGAGACTCGCAGGGGTACATGTCTAACGCGCTCGGTGTTGGCGCTTTTATTCACACTAAAGATGGTTTTGTGGTGTTTATTAAAAGGAGCCAACACGTAGGAGAGGCTCAGGGATTGTGGGATGTTCCGGGAGGACATCCAGAACCAGAG GAATTGGTTGGAACTGTTAAAGATCCGGCAGACATTTGTATAGACGATCTGGATCCTTTATCGGTAGTTAATGAAATTTTTGATTCGACTCTTCGGGAGATCAGAGACGAGGTGAATGTACCGATATCGTCTTTATCTGAACCAGTTCTTATGGGTGTTTCGTTAAATCATACCAGTGCTTTTAGGCCAAGTGCAGATTTTCTGGTGAG gTGTTCTCTGTCTTCTCAAAAAATTAAACAACTTTACGAGTCAGGAGGTTTAGAAGCTGACGAATCAACATCTATTAAGTTTATTCCTGTTAAG GACGTAAAATTGCTACCTGAATCTGAACTTTGGGAACACATGTCCCCATCTGGAAAAGGCTGTGTATTTGTCTACAACCAGACGACGCTATAA
- the LOC140060154 gene encoding large ribosomal subunit protein mL66-like: protein MAASMGRLGFSNFYRMCLNYTFYSKAINIGHWYRCSSPSFHTSAFLNCTERYRKVIETTDGDVTTIEAEYAIPEAGTQPLREEYKDACPICRLNLRVTYKDVLILKQFVKEDGSMLPKRVTGVCNKQHNILVECIKRANKSGLLPDHKPKEKMILPPGVRGKRKIRLPRF, encoded by the exons ATGGCGGCCTCCATGGGACGTCTTGGGTTCTCAAATTTCTACAGAATGTgtttaaattacacattttattcTAAAGCTATTAACATTGGTCACTGGTACAGGTGTTCTAGCCCATCATTCCATACTTCTGCTTTTTTAAATTGCACAGAAAGATATAGAAAAG ttATTGAAACCACTGATGGCGATGTTACTACA ATAGAAGCAGAATATGCAATACCAGAAGCAGGAACCCAGCCTCTTCGAGAAGAATATAAAGATGCATGTCCCATCTGTAGGCTTAATTTACGAGTAACATACAag gatgttttgatattaaaacaGTTTGTAAAAGAAGACGGTTCGATGTTGCCAAAGCGCGTCACAGGCGTCTGTAACAAACAACATAACATTCTTGTAGAGTGCATTAAAAGAGCTAATAAATCAG GCTTATTACCAGaccataaaccaaaagaaaaaatgatTTTGCCACCAGGGGTCAGAGGAAAGAGGAAAATACGTTTACCACGATTCTAA